The Peribacillus simplex genome contains a region encoding:
- a CDS encoding PH domain-containing protein, whose amino-acid sequence MFKKMAADALGLSDIGSVINPADYDKVDADDYIMHEDGEKIYFLIKSKTDEYCFTNQAFIHLDGTSAISKKRTLTRYSYSQHNISNATLETAGTVDLDAEIKFSIGAKTFSIDVHKKFIEELKDLFKSLVKISEICHENEYALQYAQQSVNLASSTLNQVRTDGSQMAASFKEINSAAFEWLMDSRKKYHVKDFGYVFEKYINN is encoded by the coding sequence ATGTTCAAGAAAATGGCGGCGGATGCCCTTGGTCTTAGTGATATTGGAAGTGTGATTAATCCTGCCGATTATGACAAGGTGGATGCAGATGATTATATCATGCATGAAGATGGGGAAAAAATTTATTTCCTGATCAAATCTAAAACCGATGAGTATTGTTTTACGAATCAAGCGTTCATACATTTGGACGGCACAAGTGCCATAAGCAAAAAGCGTACACTTACAAGATATAGCTACAGCCAGCATAATATTTCCAACGCTACGCTTGAAACCGCAGGGACCGTGGATTTGGATGCGGAAATTAAATTTTCGATCGGGGCGAAGACTTTCTCGATTGATGTCCATAAGAAATTCATTGAAGAATTAAAAGACTTATTCAAATCACTCGTGAAAATATCGGAAATTTGCCATGAGAATGAGTATGCCCTTCAATATGCCCAGCAAAGCGTAAACCTTGCTTCTTCCACTTTGAACCAGGTTCGCACTGATGGAAGCCAAATGGCTGCAAGTTTCAAGGAAATAAATTCCGCAGCTTTCGAATGGTTGATGGATAGCCGGAAAAAGTACCATGTTAAAGATTTTGGCTATGTTTTTGAGAAATATATAAATAATTAA
- a CDS encoding peptidylprolyl isomerase gives MTNFPQLTSEVLENEKAVIMQTTMGDIKIKLFPELAPKTVENFLTHAENGYYEGIIFHRVIKDFMLQGGDPTGTGMGGESIWGTPFEDEFSMQLFNLRGALSMANAGPGTNGSQFFVVQAQHVDSRMGEQMKQAGYPEEIISAYMEQGGTPWLDHKHSVFGQVVEGMDIVDTIANVETVAGDKPAVDVVIKGITIL, from the coding sequence ATGACAAACTTTCCACAATTAACAAGTGAAGTTTTGGAAAATGAAAAAGCGGTCATCATGCAAACGACGATGGGCGATATTAAAATTAAACTATTCCCTGAACTGGCTCCAAAGACAGTGGAGAATTTCTTGACACATGCTGAAAACGGTTATTACGAAGGAATCATCTTCCACCGTGTCATCAAGGATTTCATGCTTCAAGGTGGAGATCCGACAGGGACTGGAATGGGTGGAGAAAGTATCTGGGGCACTCCATTTGAGGACGAGTTCTCTATGCAATTATTCAATTTGCGCGGAGCTCTTTCCATGGCTAATGCAGGTCCGGGAACAAACGGCAGCCAATTCTTCGTCGTACAAGCCCAGCATGTGGACAGCAGGATGGGTGAGCAAATGAAGCAAGCAGGTTATCCGGAGGAAATCATCAGTGCTTATATGGAACAAGGAGGCACACCATGGCTGGATCATAAACACTCTGTTTTTGGACAAGTGGTCGAAGGCATGGACATTGTTGATACGATTGCTAACGTGGAGACAGTTGCGGGAGACAAGCCAGCAGTGGACGTAGTCATTAAAGGGATCACCATTTTATAA
- a CDS encoding GNAT family N-acetyltransferase: MQIIAKRMIAADTVKDFFIQHWETTQVVFSRGLFHYAELEGVGVMDENEKIAGLGTYKLSDHVCQIISLNSEHENQGVGSSLLYVMENIAKEKNCHTIKAITTNDNLQALKFFQKRGYVISEIVKNAVEESRKIKPEIPFYSFDGIPIRDEIILEKYL; the protein is encoded by the coding sequence ATGCAAATCATAGCGAAAAGAATGATTGCGGCAGATACGGTTAAGGATTTTTTCATTCAGCACTGGGAGACGACTCAAGTGGTTTTTTCAAGAGGCTTGTTTCATTATGCGGAACTTGAGGGTGTTGGGGTGATGGACGAGAATGAAAAAATCGCGGGGTTGGGAACATACAAATTATCCGACCATGTTTGTCAGATCATCTCTTTGAATAGTGAGCATGAGAATCAGGGTGTGGGCTCATCGTTGCTTTATGTGATGGAAAATATCGCTAAGGAAAAAAATTGCCATACTATTAAAGCGATTACAACGAACGATAATTTACAGGCATTGAAGTTTTTTCAAAAGCGTGGTTATGTCATTTCGGAAATCGTTAAAAATGCCGTTGAAGAATCACGGAAAATCAAGCCCGAAATACCATTTTACAGTTTTGATGGAATTCCGATCAGAGACGAGATAATACTGGAGAAATACTTATAA